In Acidobacteriota bacterium, the following are encoded in one genomic region:
- the galT gene encoding galactose-1-phosphate uridylyltransferase, with protein MPELRKDPITGRWVIIATERAKRPTDFLREPSTHAHGDFCPFCPGNEAKTPSEILAYRGNGSTPNSTGWTVRVIPNKFPALGIEGDLGRMGEGLFDKMNGVGAHEVIIETPEHEGTFSRLTEKGLEDVLWAYRDRIVDLRKDRRFRYILIFKNHGEAAGASLEHPHSQLIALPIVPIRVREEVDGARQYYSLKERCIFCDMIRQEMDSKVRVVDENESFVVIEPYAPRFPFETWILPKVHESHYENGQMREFQNLSRALKKLVSQMDQVLERPAYNMVIHTSPVQELTSAHYHWHIELMPKLTRVAGFEWGTGFYINPTPPEEAAQFLRNAEI; from the coding sequence GCGGCCCACGGATTTTCTGCGCGAGCCCTCCACCCACGCTCACGGAGACTTCTGCCCATTTTGTCCCGGCAACGAGGCGAAGACGCCGTCGGAAATTCTGGCCTATCGCGGGAATGGCTCCACGCCCAATTCGACGGGCTGGACCGTGCGCGTGATCCCCAATAAATTTCCGGCGCTGGGCATCGAAGGCGACTTGGGTCGCATGGGCGAAGGACTGTTCGACAAGATGAACGGCGTGGGCGCCCATGAAGTGATTATCGAAACGCCCGAGCACGAAGGCACCTTCAGCCGGCTTACTGAAAAAGGGTTGGAAGATGTACTCTGGGCTTATCGCGACCGCATTGTGGACCTGCGCAAGGACCGCCGCTTCCGCTATATTTTAATTTTCAAAAATCACGGCGAAGCAGCAGGCGCGTCGCTGGAACACCCGCATTCCCAGTTGATCGCTCTGCCCATTGTGCCCATCCGCGTGCGCGAGGAAGTGGATGGCGCCAGGCAGTATTACTCGCTCAAGGAGCGTTGCATTTTCTGCGACATGATCCGCCAGGAGATGGATTCCAAGGTGCGCGTAGTGGATGAAAACGAAAGCTTCGTAGTCATCGAGCCCTATGCGCCGCGCTTCCCCTTTGAGACGTGGATATTGCCCAAGGTGCATGAGTCGCATTATGAAAATGGGCAGATGCGCGAGTTTCAGAATTTGTCGCGGGCGCTCAAGAAGCTGGTCTCGCAGATGGACCAGGTGCTGGAGCGGCCTGCCTATAATATGGTCATACACACCTCACCCGTGCAGGAGCTGACCAGCGCGCACTATCACTGGCATATAGAACTGATGCCTAAGCTGACCCGCGTCGCTGGCTTCGAGTGGGGCACTGGGTTCTACATCAACCCCACCCCGCCGGAAGAGGCCGCGCAGTTTCTGCGCAACGCCGAGATCTAA
- a CDS encoding methyltransferase domain-containing protein: protein MLRTIVRQLKKFPLDFGQYELRYTTKGKLIAYQLVGEGAKKTALDVGCRDGYWSERLKEKHYAVDSCDIEPHYAGATQVDVNLKLPFAESSLDLIWCTEVIEHLLNPAFTVSEFKRILKPGGQLVMTTPNQGFWVFRIIERLGIPMATLENEDHHSFFTYATMGDLVGKCNFFGYFPYLLMKFHIRAAAPLLSPTIVLSHLNDKATGQVVPVA from the coding sequence ATGCTAAGAACTATCGTTCGCCAACTCAAGAAATTTCCCCTCGACTTTGGCCAATACGAACTTCGTTATACGACGAAGGGAAAGTTGATCGCCTACCAGTTGGTCGGCGAGGGCGCGAAAAAAACAGCGCTAGATGTAGGTTGCCGCGATGGCTATTGGTCGGAACGGCTCAAGGAGAAACACTATGCTGTGGACTCCTGCGATATCGAGCCTCACTACGCAGGCGCGACTCAGGTCGACGTCAACTTGAAGCTGCCGTTCGCTGAAAGTTCGCTTGATCTGATCTGGTGTACCGAAGTCATCGAACATTTGCTCAATCCGGCCTTTACGGTCTCGGAGTTCAAGCGCATCCTCAAGCCCGGCGGCCAACTGGTGATGACCACGCCCAACCAGGGCTTCTGGGTTTTCCGCATAATCGAGCGGTTGGGAATCCCGATGGCCACTCTGGAGAACGAGGACCACCATTCATTTTTTACCTACGCAACCATGGGAGACCTGGTTGGCAAGTGCAACTTCTTCGGCTACTTTCCTTATCTGCTAATGAAATTCCACATTCGCGCCGCCGCTCCACTCCTATCTCCCACTATCGTATTGAGCCACCTCAATGACAAGGCAACCGGGCAAGTAGTCCCTGTTGCTTAG